A DNA window from Spirochaeta cellobiosiphila DSM 17781 contains the following coding sequences:
- a CDS encoding protein-disulfide reductase DsbD family protein — protein MNRLTFTLILFFGFIYTVFSQTIELVDYSILHQDEYDYLMTVDVTIPEGLYQGEDRQFFNISSPENSPWLIKNIVYPSTNTVKHGIPYYEGTISLEVELRYIPSDTSSETNSVNLNYQLCTDKGICYFPKGYEIAIDINPTIDTGSNNLLYYFLLAFIGGLILNLMPCVFPLLTIRVLSFVKTKDAKPLERVFQASLYGIGIVITFILLALIIILLKNTGQLVGWGFQFQNPWFVFFLSLGIFIFSLSLFDMYHWDFSLMSKPLQKKTSGRWGSFFSGIFAVIVATPCTAPFMGTALAFAFTQSTLIILGIFIFMGIGMMLPYLLLSFFPQLVNKLPKSGAWMDIFKNIMGFMLLGVSLYLLNTLIYLIEPNQFIKSLFFIFIIYMEMWIGKRIFTPKHKGRTKIITFIFLLIITIGSAGTLLNFHTLNDQTTDVELSLRPGWKVFSEKEFDRLRQMDTPVFVDFYAQWCTNCKFNELAVFNTERADNLFKVLGIQPMKGDFTKYDPVIAKWLNQWGKIGLPAYGLYVPGQDEPILLPEILTFDNFEDILRKGMKL, from the coding sequence ATGAACAGACTTACATTTACGCTCATTTTATTTTTTGGTTTTATTTATACAGTTTTTTCTCAAACTATTGAATTAGTAGATTACTCTATCTTACATCAGGATGAATACGATTATCTCATGACTGTCGATGTTACAATACCTGAAGGGCTATACCAAGGAGAGGATAGACAGTTCTTCAATATCTCTAGTCCAGAAAATAGTCCATGGTTGATCAAAAACATTGTGTATCCTTCAACAAATACAGTAAAACATGGTATTCCCTATTATGAAGGAACTATTAGTTTAGAAGTAGAACTTCGTTATATTCCATCAGATACTAGCTCAGAAACAAATTCAGTAAATCTCAATTATCAACTCTGTACAGATAAAGGTATTTGCTATTTCCCCAAGGGCTATGAAATAGCGATAGATATAAATCCTACCATAGACACAGGATCAAATAATCTATTGTACTATTTTCTTTTAGCCTTTATTGGTGGATTAATTCTTAATTTAATGCCTTGTGTCTTTCCCCTATTAACAATAAGAGTGTTGTCCTTTGTTAAAACAAAAGACGCCAAACCTTTAGAACGGGTTTTCCAGGCAAGCTTATACGGGATTGGGATTGTCATCACCTTTATACTTTTGGCTTTAATAATCATATTACTAAAAAACACAGGACAATTGGTAGGATGGGGATTTCAATTTCAAAATCCATGGTTTGTCTTTTTCCTTTCATTAGGAATATTTATTTTTAGTCTATCTCTATTTGATATGTATCACTGGGATTTTTCCCTAATGTCTAAACCACTACAAAAGAAAACATCAGGAAGATGGGGATCTTTTTTCTCAGGGATATTCGCAGTTATTGTTGCAACGCCATGTACAGCACCATTTATGGGTACAGCATTAGCTTTTGCTTTCACCCAATCAACCCTTATCATCTTAGGAATATTTATTTTTATGGGAATAGGTATGATGTTGCCCTATTTGCTACTAAGCTTTTTTCCACAACTGGTAAATAAGCTACCTAAATCTGGTGCCTGGATGGACATCTTTAAGAACATTATGGGTTTTATGTTGTTAGGTGTTAGTCTCTACCTACTAAACACCTTAATTTATCTTATAGAACCCAACCAATTTATCAAATCATTATTTTTTATCTTCATAATATACATGGAAATGTGGATAGGCAAACGCATATTTACTCCAAAGCATAAAGGAAGAACGAAAATAATAACATTTATTTTTTTACTTATAATAACAATAGGTTCCGCAGGAACTTTACTTAATTTTCATACCCTTAATGACCAGACTACAGATGTTGAATTAAGTCTCAGACCAGGCTGGAAAGTCTTTTCTGAGAAAGAATTTGACAGGTTAAGACAGATGGATACTCCAGTATTTGTTGATTTTTATGCTCAATGGTGTACTAATTGCAAATTTAATGAACTTGCTGTATTCAATACAGAGAGAGCAGATAATTTATTTAAAGTACTTGGAATACAACCGATGAAGGGAGATTTCACTAAATATGATCCAGTTATTGCAAAATGGTTAAATCAATGGGGAAAAATAGGACTTCCTGCTTATGGCTTGTATGTTCCAGGACAAGACGAACCAATTTTATTGCCTGAGATACTAACTTTTGATAATTTTGAAGATATTCTAAGAAAAGGAATGAAGCTATGA
- a CDS encoding rhomboid family intramembrane serine protease, with translation MKIKYNAPITLNFAFIATIVLLLNSSVLPGLTEGLFVVPGQGGFAITNPLSYLRLFTHVIGHANWSHLLGNFTFILLLGPGLEEKYGSTDLMVMILITAFITGALNSILFPTGLLGASGVVFMMILLSSFTNIRSGEIPLTFILIFLLFLLKEVINAFQTNDISEFAHIGGGIIGSLFGFFNPSKEKSNS, from the coding sequence ATGAAAATAAAATATAATGCACCAATAACTCTTAATTTTGCCTTTATAGCAACTATTGTTTTACTATTGAACTCCTCCGTTTTACCTGGACTAACAGAAGGTTTATTTGTAGTACCCGGTCAAGGGGGGTTTGCTATTACAAATCCCTTAAGTTATCTAAGGCTATTTACTCATGTGATAGGTCATGCTAATTGGTCACATCTTCTTGGGAATTTTACTTTTATCTTATTATTAGGACCTGGTCTTGAGGAAAAGTATGGAAGTACAGATCTAATGGTTATGATTCTGATAACAGCTTTTATCACAGGAGCTCTTAATTCAATTCTATTCCCTACAGGATTATTAGGAGCCAGTGGAGTCGTTTTTATGATGATTTTATTAAGCTCATTTACCAATATTCGATCAGGAGAAATTCCCCTGACCTTCATATTGATTTTTTTACTATTCCTTTTAAAAGAAGTGATTAATGCTTTTCAAACAAATGACATAAGTGAATTCGCTCACATAGGTGGTGGTATTATAGGAAGCTTGTTCGGCTTTTTTAATCCTTCCAAGGAAAAATCAAATTCTTAA
- a CDS encoding queuosine precursor transporter, protein MSLISMPNEVLWVIMLAVNFGFILLLYRLFGRLGLFMWVPISAIVANIQVLKTVELFGLTTTLGNIVYASSFLVTDILSENYNEKDARRAVILGFISLVSITLLMNIALWFTPESSDFSQESLVTLFGFFPRVVGASLIAYVLSQLHDIWSYNMWKKRLPQTKYIWVRNNASTMISQLIDTTVFTFIAFWGVYPLSVFWQIFITTYLFKWIVAALDTPLVYLSSHWKRSGIIKEV, encoded by the coding sequence ATGTCTCTCATTTCAATGCCCAATGAAGTCCTTTGGGTAATAATGCTAGCTGTAAATTTTGGTTTTATTTTATTATTGTACCGTTTATTTGGTCGATTAGGGTTGTTTATGTGGGTACCTATATCCGCTATTGTTGCAAATATTCAGGTTCTTAAAACAGTTGAATTATTTGGTTTGACAACCACTTTGGGCAATATTGTTTATGCTTCAAGTTTTCTTGTCACAGACATATTAAGCGAGAACTATAATGAAAAAGATGCCCGTAGGGCGGTCATATTAGGTTTCATATCGTTGGTAAGCATCACTTTACTTATGAATATCGCTCTTTGGTTTACACCAGAATCTTCGGACTTTTCTCAAGAGAGTTTAGTAACCTTGTTTGGTTTTTTCCCAAGAGTTGTGGGTGCTAGTCTTATTGCCTATGTGTTGTCACAGCTTCATGACATATGGAGCTACAATATGTGGAAAAAGAGGCTACCTCAAACAAAGTATATATGGGTGCGTAATAACGCAAGCACAATGATTAGTCAATTAATCGATACGACTGTATTCACCTTTATAGCTTTTTGGGGGGTATATCCCCTAAGTGTTTTTTGGCAAATATTTATTACAACATATCTGTTTAAGTGGATAGTTGCTGCATTGGACACCCCACTTGTTTACTTATCTTCACATTGGAAACGATCAGGGATTATTAAAGAAGTCTAA
- a CDS encoding helix-hairpin-helix domain-containing protein: MENFIVKRTNLSLSGVKASLKLFDEDCTIPFIARYRKEVTGNLDEVELEKIMKYRELFHSLVKRKEAIIKAINEQGQLTDSLKKQINEAESLNALEDLYAPYKRRKKTKADLAREAGYEQSAIDIFQQKDGIVLSEKESEGVVHIIAEWISHDQIIKNDLRQCFQQESVIKAIVNKKKIKEPEAQKYKDYFDYEGSIHNQPAHRILALFRGESEGYLKLKLSPEDELAFQIIKKNLNKREKHPSWALIETSYQDGYKRLLQPSLEKEYLNILKERADLESITIFRKNLENLLLSSPFGNKAIIGIDPGFRTGCKVVLLSDNGDLLANRTIYPLEPHNKQIEAQNILEDLMKRAKISAIAFGNGTGGRELEKFLKDLNLSVPCVMVNESGASIYSASEEARREFPDYDITVRGAVSIGRRFQDPLAELVKIEPKSLGVGQYQHDVNQKDLSQALDFVVDSCVNRVGIDINTASESLLKHIAGLNNKTANNIVHYRRDKGSFTSKEGIKKVSGIGPKAFEQAAGFLRIPESLNILDKTGVHPEQYEQINKALNTLNITLDDIRQNELIQGKLMNILSDTIGKYTAQDIVEELIKPGRDPRAEFEIISFADGINTIEDLEKGMSLTGIITNVTAFGAFVDIGVHQDGLVHISQLSNSYVNDPTEIVKVGDKVEVKILTVEVERHRISLSMKG, encoded by the coding sequence ATGGAAAATTTTATTGTTAAGAGAACAAATTTATCCCTATCAGGTGTTAAGGCATCCTTGAAGCTGTTTGATGAGGATTGTACTATACCCTTTATTGCCCGTTATAGAAAAGAAGTTACAGGGAACTTGGATGAAGTAGAATTAGAAAAGATAATGAAATATAGAGAGTTATTTCATTCTCTAGTTAAACGAAAAGAAGCAATAATTAAAGCAATCAATGAACAAGGTCAACTTACTGATTCCTTAAAAAAACAAATAAATGAAGCAGAATCTCTAAATGCTTTGGAAGATCTTTACGCTCCATATAAAAGACGTAAAAAAACAAAGGCTGATTTAGCTAGGGAAGCTGGGTATGAACAATCTGCTATTGATATATTTCAACAGAAAGACGGGATTGTTTTATCTGAGAAAGAATCAGAAGGTGTCGTTCATATTATTGCCGAATGGATAAGCCATGATCAAATAATTAAGAATGATTTAAGACAATGTTTTCAACAGGAAAGTGTAATTAAGGCTATTGTCAATAAAAAGAAAATCAAAGAACCTGAGGCCCAAAAATATAAAGATTACTTTGATTATGAAGGATCCATTCATAATCAACCAGCTCATAGAATTTTAGCTCTATTTAGAGGAGAATCAGAAGGTTATCTTAAATTAAAATTATCCCCAGAGGACGAGCTTGCCTTTCAAATAATTAAAAAAAATCTTAATAAGAGAGAAAAACATCCTTCTTGGGCATTGATTGAAACCTCTTATCAAGATGGGTATAAAAGACTATTACAACCCAGCTTGGAAAAAGAGTATCTTAATATACTAAAAGAACGAGCTGATTTGGAATCTATTACTATATTTAGGAAGAATTTGGAGAACCTATTATTATCTTCTCCCTTTGGTAATAAAGCAATTATTGGTATTGATCCAGGCTTTAGAACAGGTTGCAAGGTTGTACTATTGAGTGATAATGGTGATTTGCTGGCAAATAGAACCATATATCCTTTAGAACCACATAATAAACAAATTGAAGCACAGAATATATTGGAAGATCTCATGAAACGAGCAAAAATTAGTGCAATAGCATTTGGTAATGGAACGGGAGGTCGTGAACTAGAAAAATTCCTTAAAGATTTAAACTTATCAGTTCCCTGTGTAATGGTAAATGAAAGTGGTGCAAGTATTTATTCAGCTTCTGAAGAAGCCCGTCGTGAGTTTCCCGATTATGACATTACTGTAAGAGGTGCTGTATCTATAGGTAGACGTTTTCAGGATCCTTTAGCCGAATTAGTTAAAATTGAACCAAAAAGTTTAGGAGTGGGACAGTATCAACATGATGTTAATCAAAAGGATCTTTCTCAAGCCTTGGATTTTGTGGTCGATTCCTGTGTCAATAGAGTGGGTATTGATATTAACACTGCAAGTGAGAGTTTATTAAAACATATAGCTGGTCTTAATAATAAAACAGCTAATAATATAGTTCATTATAGAAGGGATAAGGGATCATTTACTTCAAAAGAGGGAATAAAAAAGGTATCAGGCATCGGCCCCAAAGCTTTTGAGCAGGCAGCTGGTTTTCTGAGAATACCTGAAAGTTTGAATATCCTGGATAAAACAGGAGTGCATCCTGAACAGTATGAACAAATTAATAAGGCCCTTAATACCCTCAATATTACATTAGACGATATTCGTCAAAATGAGTTGATACAGGGTAAATTAATGAATATTTTATCAGATACAATTGGTAAATATACGGCTCAAGACATTGTAGAAGAACTGATAAAACCAGGTAGAGATCCTCGGGCTGAGTTTGAAATCATTTCTTTTGCTGATGGTATTAATACCATAGAAGATCTTGAGAAGGGAATGTCTCTCACAGGTATCATCACAAATGTGACTGCTTTTGGTGCCTTTGTCGATATTGGGGTACATCAAGATGGCTTAGTTCATATCAGTCAATTATCGAATTCTTATGTCAATGATCCCACAGAGATTGTCAAGGTGGGAGATAAAGTCGAGGTCAAAATCCTGACTGTAGAAGTTGAGCGTCATAGAATTTCTTTATCCATGAAGGGTTGA
- the xseA gene encoding exodeoxyribonuclease VII large subunit: protein MFSSTKALQVSELTQIIQKLLEENLNDICLEGEISNYRPASSGHVYFTLKDNHSVISAVMFRSSASALRFRPKDGDFVKVTGRLSVYPPRGSYQIVCDTMDLAGEGQLLAILEQRKQRFAQLGYFDANKKKQIPSYPERIAIITSPTGAAIRDIQRVIKSRYDNVHLIVVPSLVQGNEAGDALAKRVRQINRLGLADVIILTRGGGSLEDLICFSEEILVQAVVDSRIPIISAVGHEIDWALTDFAADYRAATPSAAAEKVTENWLNFYDRLYSASQDMRYFVQNQIDQVRKMTGIFSKQDIQRSFQIYLQPFQQRLDEAKEQLMRHIKQNLDDKCNWLNIRLAQLEEFNPQKIIRRGYSLIKDEEGNIVSTSKIVNPQDRLTIHLQDGHIETVVQGVTNEEQ from the coding sequence ATGTTCTCATCAACAAAAGCACTTCAGGTAAGTGAGCTGACGCAAATCATTCAAAAATTATTAGAAGAAAATCTAAACGATATATGTCTTGAAGGTGAAATATCAAATTATCGCCCAGCATCTTCTGGGCATGTTTATTTTACTCTTAAAGATAATCATTCAGTTATCAGTGCAGTTATGTTCAGATCATCAGCCTCTGCTTTAAGATTTCGCCCCAAGGATGGGGATTTTGTCAAAGTGACGGGACGATTAAGTGTATATCCACCTCGAGGATCTTATCAAATAGTTTGTGATACAATGGATTTGGCTGGAGAAGGCCAATTATTAGCCATATTAGAACAGCGTAAACAAAGATTCGCTCAACTAGGTTATTTTGATGCAAATAAAAAGAAGCAGATTCCTTCCTATCCCGAACGAATTGCCATTATTACATCACCTACTGGAGCAGCTATCAGAGACATTCAACGTGTTATTAAAAGCCGATATGATAACGTCCATCTTATTGTAGTTCCGTCGCTAGTACAAGGTAATGAAGCGGGAGATGCCCTGGCTAAAAGAGTCAGACAAATTAATAGACTAGGTCTAGCTGATGTCATTATTTTAACAAGAGGTGGTGGCTCCTTAGAAGATCTAATCTGTTTTAGTGAAGAAATCCTGGTTCAAGCAGTAGTGGACTCAAGAATACCTATTATAAGTGCAGTAGGTCATGAAATAGACTGGGCACTAACAGATTTTGCAGCTGATTATAGGGCTGCAACACCATCAGCAGCAGCAGAAAAAGTCACTGAGAACTGGCTAAATTTTTATGATCGACTTTATTCGGCATCTCAGGATATGAGGTATTTTGTACAAAATCAAATTGATCAAGTCCGTAAAATGACTGGAATATTTAGTAAACAAGATATTCAGCGTTCTTTTCAAATATACCTCCAGCCTTTCCAGCAACGCCTAGATGAAGCCAAAGAACAACTCATGAGACATATAAAACAAAATTTAGATGATAAGTGTAACTGGCTGAATATAAGACTAGCCCAACTTGAAGAATTTAACCCTCAAAAAATCATTAGAAGAGGGTATTCTCTTATAAAGGATGAAGAAGGAAATATTGTTTCAACATCAAAAATAGTTAATCCACAAGATCGATTAACTATTCACTTACAAGATGGTCATATTGAAACAGTTGTGCAAGGAGTTACAAATGAAGAACAATAG
- the xseB gene encoding exodeoxyribonuclease VII small subunit, with product MKNNSFEDRLTRLEEISNLIKTGQIPLDEAVDSFEEGMKLATSLEKDLKKIEKKVEILMNPIEDKTNDAEIGLFDDIVE from the coding sequence ATGAAGAACAATAGCTTTGAAGATAGATTAACACGGCTTGAAGAAATAAGTAATCTAATTAAGACAGGTCAAATCCCATTAGATGAAGCAGTTGATTCCTTTGAAGAAGGGATGAAATTAGCTACCTCTTTAGAAAAAGACCTAAAAAAGATTGAAAAAAAAGTAGAAATACTTATGAATCCGATTGAGGATAAAACAAATGATGCCGAAATCGGTTTATTTGATGATATTGTAGAATAG
- a CDS encoding HPr family phosphocarrier protein, with the protein MFHHREDLTVDEINSYLEENLSQLFSYYKYLKAGRTRILNSLLISKILNESTRIEEVLDLFGAKSNTKWFPFREANSAVKRFSNVLYIFLHVHANYKRYKLKSDSKDFYPLTGQSLHKAGQILLDSLDQWYAYGQEIKLTFLEISLPKNIESKLPLNKLNHTRKKLNIKSPDRYIVNMATSFLNLFTNTEVLELCPSGECDYASFIPEQISEKDLRSLETEFHNLQSFYDTNIGFTSVEDYDDDLPLIRGHASIIFHLLEGATDLIHYYERHMMEFIGKTKTHNPMNISQEDVLSLLFDYCLKYSRLFLDQSISLCQSVIAAYAHKTTIEVPVPVYRGFHVRPSTLIAKIVQHYGSQIWVYMDDFKCNAAVPLDLFRLNEKINAVKRKNISNTIMQLDSLHDDELMPLEQRIHRAFQELMEKELIISYSLVPHIPECKKVVEESFGEYINRIIAYMLAEGKIDIRTDIKVKFEGDSRVLKDIKILAENGYGEDEFGNNIILPKELSYLRR; encoded by the coding sequence ATGTTTCATCATAGAGAAGATTTAACAGTTGATGAGATTAATAGCTATCTAGAAGAAAATCTAAGCCAGCTCTTTTCTTATTATAAATATCTAAAAGCAGGTAGAACCAGAATATTAAATAGCTTGTTAATATCAAAAATATTAAATGAATCAACCAGAATTGAAGAAGTTTTGGATTTGTTTGGAGCAAAAAGTAATACTAAGTGGTTTCCCTTTAGGGAAGCTAATAGTGCTGTCAAGCGCTTCTCAAATGTTCTCTATATTTTCTTACATGTCCATGCCAATTACAAAAGATACAAACTAAAGAGTGATTCAAAGGACTTTTATCCTTTGACAGGGCAATCGCTGCATAAGGCTGGCCAAATATTGCTAGACTCATTAGACCAATGGTATGCCTATGGACAAGAGATAAAATTAACTTTTTTAGAAATATCATTACCCAAGAATATTGAATCAAAATTACCACTTAACAAGTTAAATCATACTCGTAAAAAACTTAATATCAAATCCCCAGATAGATATATCGTAAACATGGCTACTTCTTTTTTGAATTTATTTACAAATACAGAGGTTTTAGAACTATGTCCCAGTGGAGAATGTGATTATGCAAGTTTTATCCCAGAACAAATTAGTGAAAAAGACTTAAGATCATTAGAAACAGAATTCCATAATTTACAAAGCTTTTATGACACAAATATTGGTTTTACCAGTGTTGAAGATTATGATGATGATCTCCCCTTAATTAGAGGGCATGCCTCAATAATCTTTCATCTCCTGGAAGGGGCCACAGATTTAATCCATTATTATGAAAGACATATGATGGAGTTTATTGGAAAAACAAAAACACATAATCCTATGAACATAAGTCAGGAAGATGTTCTCAGCTTACTTTTTGACTATTGTCTAAAGTATTCAAGGCTTTTTTTAGATCAATCCATTAGCCTGTGCCAATCTGTTATTGCGGCCTATGCACACAAAACAACTATAGAAGTACCTGTACCTGTATATAGAGGTTTTCATGTACGGCCTTCTACTCTTATAGCAAAGATTGTTCAACATTATGGTAGTCAAATATGGGTATATATGGATGATTTTAAATGTAATGCCGCTGTTCCTTTAGACCTATTTCGCTTGAATGAAAAAATAAATGCAGTAAAAAGAAAAAATATATCAAACACTATCATGCAATTAGACTCATTACATGATGATGAACTAATGCCATTAGAACAACGCATCCATAGAGCATTCCAAGAATTAATGGAAAAAGAGCTTATTATAAGCTATTCCTTAGTCCCACATATTCCTGAATGTAAAAAAGTAGTTGAAGAATCCTTTGGAGAATATATAAACAGGATAATTGCCTATATGTTAGCAGAAGGTAAAATAGATATTAGGACCGATATAAAAGTTAAATTTGAAGGAGATTCAAGAGTTCTCAAAGACATCAAAATTCTGGCAGAGAATGGATACGGAGAAGATGAATTCGGTAATAACATTATATTGCCAAAAGAATTGTCCTATCTTAGACGTTAG
- a CDS encoding DUF192 domain-containing protein — MKMLIRVIFLINFSLILNSCTNADIVEIKIGDNIIQAEIADTDSKREKGLMYRKKMEFDHGMLFVFDTEKQLHFWMKNTYLPLSIAYINKEKVIKEIHTMSPLTEKTTNSAYSVQYALEMNQGYFEKKGIKVGDRLEFNLP; from the coding sequence ATGAAGATGTTAATAAGGGTAATTTTCTTAATAAATTTTAGTTTAATACTTAATAGCTGTACCAATGCAGATATTGTAGAGATAAAAATTGGTGATAATATAATACAAGCTGAAATTGCAGATACAGACAGCAAAAGAGAAAAAGGCTTGATGTATAGAAAAAAGATGGAATTTGATCATGGAATGCTTTTTGTCTTTGATACTGAAAAGCAATTACATTTTTGGATGAAAAACACCTATTTACCCTTATCTATTGCTTATATTAACAAAGAGAAAGTTATAAAGGAAATACATACAATGTCTCCTTTAACGGAAAAAACAACTAACTCTGCCTATTCCGTCCAATATGCCCTGGAGATGAATCAAGGTTATTTTGAAAAAAAAGGTATCAAAGTAGGAGATAGGTTAGAGTTTAATCTTCCCTAA
- a CDS encoding double zinc ribbon domain-containing protein, with the protein MKKTKDREKPHFYCSKCGKEVPFNAEICPSCRTSFTKVMCPECHYSNEAKFFSRGCPVCGHMAPALSLKQKQQKAKLAVNKRDIVFLITLPILVILFVLLALLYLRS; encoded by the coding sequence ATGAAAAAAACAAAAGACAGAGAGAAACCGCATTTTTATTGTTCAAAATGTGGTAAAGAAGTGCCCTTTAATGCTGAAATTTGTCCCTCCTGTCGTACCTCTTTTACAAAGGTAATGTGTCCGGAATGTCATTATTCAAATGAAGCTAAGTTTTTTTCAAGAGGATGCCCTGTTTGTGGGCATATGGCACCTGCTTTATCTCTTAAGCAAAAACAACAAAAAGCTAAACTAGCAGTGAATAAAAGGGATATTGTCTTTTTGATAACCTTACCCATTTTAGTTATTCTTTTTGTTCTATTAGCATTATTATACCTAAGGTCGTAA